The following are encoded in a window of Scophthalmus maximus strain ysfricsl-2021 chromosome 2, ASM2237912v1, whole genome shotgun sequence genomic DNA:
- the LOC118300714 gene encoding semaphorin-5B-like, whose amino-acid sequence MLTSGWGVWALSPCGLVLVICSSVCLSLQPQVKLADCGRKEHPVVSYQMLRPWMSEFSRPGVKDFSQLALDLSRNQLIAGARNFIFKLSLSNASLIQATEWAPSEDTKRSCQSKGKSEEECQNYIRVLLISGRTLFTCGTNAFTPICMTREIGNVSQVLDTVNGVARCPYDPRHNSTAMVTEKGELYAATVIDFSGRDPVIYRSLGNIPPLRSAQYNSKWLNEPHFVSVYEIGRFAYFFLRETAVENDCGKMVFSRVARVCKNDMGGRFLLEDTWTTFMKARLNCSRSGEIPFYYNELQSTFYLPEQDLIYGIFTTNVNSISASAVCAFNLSSITLAFNGPFRYQENPRTAWLSTPNPIPNFQCGTLDEGGPGGNLTERNLQDAQRLFLMNDVVQPVSVNPLLTQDNLRFSKLVVDIVQGRETLYHVMYIGTEYGTILKALSTTNRSLQGCYLEELRILPEGQIRPIKSLKILQSDRSLFVGLDDRLVKIPLERCSDYPNERLCMEARDPYCGWDHKQKRCTTIAESSNMNQWTQNITECPVRNLTQDGAFGPWAPWQPCNHDDGEGSISSCACRSRSCDGPVAQCGGVACKGPTIQVANCSRNGGWTPWSSWGQCSSSCGIGFEVRQRSCNNPSPRHGGRICVGQGREERLCNEKRPCPLPVLWTAWGPWAHCSAECGGGVHSRTRNCENGNTCPGCATEFKVCNLEACPEVRRNTPWTPWMPVNVSQNGSRQEQRFRHTCRALLPDPQQLQLGKKKVETRFCPSDRSGACQTDSLVEDLVKISGRTPSQPQDARWGSWETWSSCSQQCSRGFRTRKRSCSTAEGRTNPSSCVGSPVEYQDCNIQPCPVSGAWSCWSSWSQCSSSCGGGHYQRTRTCSSPPPANGGDICIGLHTEEALCNTHACEGWGEWTEWGDCDEEGLQRRTRSCGEDPAADAGLCRGNVTQSRPCQPHEVPVILPGQEEHSCGTFTLFQLVAVGLASFFAAALLSALAYTSCHHLNRPSAESAVIHPSTPNHLTYNKPDNTTPKNEKYIPMEFKTLNKNNLHVNEETCNHFPSPLASSNMFTTTYYPPSLSKYDFHPDSPCRTYMQS is encoded by the exons ATGCTCACGTCAGGATGGGGGGTGTGGGCCCTCTCCCCCTGTGGCCTCGTGCTGGTCATCTGctcgtctgtttgtctgtccctACAGCCTCAAGTCAAACTCGCAGACTGCGGCAGAAAGGAACATCCTGTCGTCTCCTACCAAA TGTTAAGGCCGTGGATGTCGGAGTTCTCCCGTCCAGGAGTGAAGGATTTCTCCCAGCTGGCCCTGGACCTGAGCAGAAACCAGCTCATTGCGGGAGCAAG aaactTCATCTTCAAACTGAGTTTGAGCAACGCCTCCCTCATTCAG GCGACGGAATGGGCACCCAGTGAAGATACAAAGCGCTCATGTCAGAGCAAGGGCAAATCTGAG GAGGAATGTCAAAACTACATCCGGGTTTTGTTGATCAGTGGGAGGACGCTCTTCACATGTGGGACCAACGCGTTCACCCCCATCTGTATGACCAGAGAG ATTGGTAATGTCAGTCAGGTTTTGGACACGGTGAACGGTGTCGCCCGATGTCCCTATGACCCGCGCCACAACTCCACCGCCATGGTCACGGAGAAGGGCGAGTTGTATGCTGCTACGGTGATCGACTTCTCGGGACGTGACCCCGTCATCTACAGGAGCCTGGGGAACATTCCACCGCTGCGCTCCGCCCAGTACAACTCCAAGTGGCTCAACG AGCctcattttgtgtctgtttacGAGATCGGCCGCTTTGCCTACTTCTTCCTGAGAGAGACGGCCGTAGAAAACGACTGTGGGAAGATGGTGTTCTCTCGCGTGGCCCGGGTCTGTAAGAACGACATGGGCGGTCGTTTCCTTCTGGAGGACACCTGGACCACCTTCATGAAGGCCCGACTCAACTGCTCCCGCTCGGGAGAGATCCCCTTTTACTACAACGAGCTGCAGAGCACTTTTTACTTACCAGAGCAGGACTTGATCTACGGCATCTTCACCACGAATGT gaaCAGCATATCAGCTTCAGCTGTCTGTGCCTTCAATCTAAGCTCCATCACCTTGGCATTCAACGGACCTTTCCGCTACCAGGAGAACCCTCGCACTGCCTGGCTGTCCACCCCAAACCCCATACCCAATTTTCAG TGTGGCACGCTGGACGAGGGAGGCCCTGGGGGGAACCTGACCGAGCGCAACCTCCAGGACGCCCAACGACTCTTCCTGATGAACGACGTCGTCCAGCCGGTGAGCGTCAACCCGCTGCTCACCCAGGACAACCTGCGCTTCTCCAAGCTCGTTGTGGACATCGTGCAGGGTCGGGAAACTCTCTACCACGTCATGTACATCGGCACCG AATATGGCACCATCCTGAAGGCTCTCTCCACGACCAACAGAAGCCTTCAGGGCTGCTACCTGGAGGAGCTCAGGATCCTCCCCGAGGGGCAGATCAGGCCAATCAAGAGCCTGAAGATCCTCCAGAGTGACAGGTCCTTGTTTGTGGGACTTGATGACAGATTGGTGAAGATCCCGTTAGAGCGATGCTCCGACTATCCAAACGAACG TCTCTGCATGGAGGCCCGGGACCCCTACTGTGGCTGGGATCACAAACAAAAGCGCTGCACCACCATCGCGGAGAGCTCCAACATGAACCAGTGGACTCAAAACATCACAGAGTGTCCG GTGAGGAACCTAACACAGGATGGCGCTTTTGGTCCCTGGGCACCGTGGCAGCCCTGTAACCATGATGACGGCGAGGGCTCCATCAGCAGCTGCGCATGCCGGTCCCGCTCATGTGACGGACCGGTGGCCCAATGTGGTGGCGTCGCATGCAAGGGCCCAACCATTCAGGTGGCAAACTGTTCCAG GAATGGCGGCTGGACTCCCTGGTCTTCGTGGggccagtgcagcagcagctgtggcatCGGATTCGAAGTGAGGCAACGTTCCTGCAACAACCCATCGCCTCGCCACGGCGGTCGGATCTGCGTCGGCCAGGGtcgagaggagag GCTGTGCAACGAGAAAAGGCCGTGTCCCCTGCCGGTGCTGTGGACGGCGTGGGGCCCCTGGGCTCACTGTAGTGCTGAATGTGGAGGCGGCGTCCACTCCAGGACCAGGAACTGTGAAAATGGAAACACTTGCCCTGGATGTGCCACG GAGTTTAAGGTGTGTAACCTGGAGGCTTGCCCCGAGGTCCGCCGCAACACCCCCTGGACTCCCTGGATGCCAGTCAACGTCAGTCAAAACGGGTCACGGCAGGAGCAGAGATTCAGGCACACCTGCCGGGCGCTGCTGCCCGacccccagcagctccagctgggCAAGAAGAAGGTGGAGACCCGCTTCTGTCCCAGTGACAGGTCTGGAGCCTGTCAGACTGACT CTCTGGTTGAAGACTTGGTGAAGATTAGTGGTCGCACTCCGTCCCAGCCCCAAGATGCTCGCTGGGGGTCCTGGGAAACATGGTCCAGCTGTTCACAGCAGTGTTCCAGGGGCTTCCGAACCCGCAAACGTAGCTGCTCGACGGCAGAGGGCAGGACCAACCCGAGCTCCTGCGTAGGATCCCCGGTGGAGTATCAGGACTGCAACATTCAACCCTGCCCAG TGAGTGGGGCCTGGTCCTGCTGGTCGTCCTGGTCCCAGTGCTCGTCAAGCTGTGGAGGTGGACACTACCAGCGGACTCGGACGTGCAGCAGCCCGCCCCCTGCTAATGGAGGAGACATCTGTATAGGCCTGCACACTGAAGAGGCCCTCTGCAACACACATGCTTGTGAAG GCTGGGGGGAGTGGACAGAGTGGGGGGATTGCGATGAGGAGGGTCTGCAGCGTCGCACTCGCAGCTGTGGTGAGGACCCGGCAGCTGATGCCGGCCTCTGCCGTGGCAACGTCACCCAGTCCAGGCCGTGCCAGCCTCATGAGGTGCCAG TCATTTTACCCGGACAGGAGGAGCACAGCTGTGGAA CCTTCACCTTGTTCCAGCTGGTTGCAGTGGGCTTAGCCAGTTTCTTTGCAGCGGCGTTACTGTCGGCGCTGGCCTACACCTCCTGCCACCACCTGAACCGGCCGTCTGCAGAGTCGGCAGTGATCCACCCCAGCACACCCAACCACCTCACCTACAACAAGCCGGATAACACCACGCCAAAGAACGAGAAGTACATCCCCATGGAGTTCAAG ACGCTAAACAAGAACAACCTCCACGTGAATGAGGAGACGTGCAACCACTTCCCCTCACCGCTGGCCTCCAGCAACATGTTCACCACCACCTACTATCCTCCCAGTCTAAGCAAGTACGACTTCCATCCAGATTCCCCATGCAGGACGTACATGCAGAGCTGA